The proteins below are encoded in one region of Halocatena salina:
- a CDS encoding DUF7474 family protein, whose product MAQFQYPCPDCRTTTNLHTPDCRFDGTPWTDIEAAYIDILSTLAQGAKREGRLREESPGRWDRLHSATLSRLRHDQRVRETPGGALELLTPVAFKEQIAVPSQEPLGLIYEEGSVPGCHDHAVFALIAYYEMVGLSWSETREYVTDWLRESGTWNRGGFEEATPEAVVDNKRHVYVRGYGWRQAAEEAAAVIKRRK is encoded by the coding sequence GTGGCGCAGTTTCAGTATCCGTGTCCGGACTGTCGAACGACGACGAACCTTCACACGCCCGATTGTCGGTTCGATGGGACACCGTGGACCGACATCGAGGCGGCGTACATCGACATTCTGAGCACGCTTGCACAAGGAGCAAAACGTGAAGGCCGACTCCGCGAGGAGTCACCCGGTCGGTGGGATCGCCTGCATTCCGCGACGCTCAGTCGGCTCCGACACGATCAACGCGTCCGTGAAACACCCGGCGGTGCACTGGAGTTGCTCACTCCAGTGGCGTTCAAAGAGCAGATCGCCGTCCCGTCCCAAGAGCCGCTGGGACTCATCTACGAGGAGGGAAGCGTTCCCGGCTGTCACGACCACGCCGTCTTTGCGCTCATCGCGTACTATGAGATGGTCGGCCTCTCTTGGAGCGAAACCCGAGAGTACGTCACAGACTGGCTCCGTGAATCCGGGACGTGGAATCGGGGGGGATTCGAGGAAGCGACCCCCGAGGCGGTCGTCGACAACAAACGCCACGTCTACGTTCGGGGGTACGGTTGGCGGCAGGCTGCAGAAGAAGCTGCTGCTGTCATCAAACGACGGAAGTAA
- a CDS encoding DNA primase regulatory subunit PriL (p41; involved in priming for DNA replication; forms a heterodimer of small and large subunit (Pfup41 and Pfup46); primase from Pyrococcus furiosus uses deoxyribonucleotides as a substrate and can synthesize long DNA strands in vitro which means it may be involved in both de novo primer synthesis and elongation; enzyme from Sulfolobus solfataricus has higher affinity for ribonucleotides and also possesses 3'-terminal nucleotidyl transferase activity; priming is stimulated by thymine-rich synthetic bubbles): MDAYHARYPFLDAARDAVANADVDLGSLVRTNNAVVERGRERVIRALTEGTVESDRHVSSRTELLSYPIARMLVSLLDTPGAVEKYAAVEATTARTRIDEELMTRTDRQTDQSFSLETVLAELGLDGDVQRLDRQKRHETVSYRVSVDRYLQFAPGEAGWSLVQRELTAGSVFVSQSELLEILGKAIETRVLDGLPFVVPPEIAEPLRPTVREIRTQLVGIEYPDVIDRFEPDAFPACIATLLQRSGDDELGQVERFTLITFLSGIGQTPETIPEICGIDDEQFVYATERLAGQAVPFSPPSFDTMRAHGICEEDHSDYDHPLEAYAAELSDVSTDSE, from the coding sequence ATGGACGCCTACCACGCCCGCTACCCGTTTCTCGACGCGGCCCGAGACGCCGTTGCCAATGCGGACGTGGATCTTGGTTCGCTCGTAAGAACCAACAACGCAGTGGTCGAACGTGGCCGAGAACGGGTGATACGCGCACTCACCGAGGGGACCGTCGAATCCGACCGCCATGTGTCTTCTCGAACCGAGCTGCTATCGTACCCCATTGCACGGATGCTGGTTTCCTTGCTGGATACACCCGGTGCGGTGGAGAAGTATGCGGCTGTCGAAGCCACGACCGCCCGTACACGCATCGATGAGGAGCTAATGACGAGAACAGACCGACAGACTGACCAGTCGTTCTCGCTCGAAACGGTGTTGGCGGAGCTGGGATTGGACGGCGATGTCCAACGGCTAGACCGTCAGAAACGCCATGAAACGGTCTCCTATCGCGTCTCAGTCGATCGGTATCTCCAGTTCGCGCCCGGAGAGGCCGGATGGTCGCTCGTCCAGCGTGAACTGACTGCTGGGTCCGTCTTTGTGAGCCAATCGGAACTCCTCGAAATCCTCGGAAAGGCCATCGAAACACGGGTGCTCGATGGACTCCCATTCGTGGTTCCTCCCGAGATCGCAGAGCCACTCCGCCCAACCGTTCGGGAAATCCGAACTCAACTCGTAGGTATCGAGTATCCAGACGTCATCGATCGCTTCGAACCGGACGCATTCCCTGCCTGTATCGCCACGCTGCTCCAACGATCCGGCGACGACGAACTCGGTCAGGTGGAACGATTCACGCTCATCACGTTCCTCTCCGGCATCGGCCAGACGCCCGAGACGATTCCCGAGATCTGTGGTATCGACGACGAACAGTTCGTGTACGCGACGGAACGACTGGCGGGCCAAGCGGTCCCCTTCTCACCACCGAGCTTTGACACCATGCGCGCACACGGCATCTGTGAGGAAGACCATTCCGACTACGACCATCCTCTTGAGGCCTACGCCGCGGAACTCTCGGACGTCTCCACGGACAGCGAGTGA
- a CDS encoding SWIM zinc finger family protein, which produces MTHPEHSPASSAVALAPDTRRLPPRAARAWTEKMRARALGNGKYVVVGQSESAYEVDLQSGWCTCPDHQYRGERCKHLRRVALEITGGRLPAPDHRAVTCLACGRRSFVHTEEPAVCEACQFTPGTTVRDRETDDLLVVVEQTGDRADCVLIDDGTVADYPTNVGYPHGDPVVMCVYPFSGPSDEPFEQRRQYAFPHSRLEREWRPQSARQARLPNATSSQ; this is translated from the coding sequence ATGACGCATCCAGAACACTCACCAGCGTCATCGGCGGTTGCTCTCGCTCCGGATACCCGTCGTCTTCCACCACGGGCAGCACGGGCATGGACCGAGAAAATGCGCGCCAGAGCGCTTGGAAACGGAAAATATGTCGTCGTCGGGCAGAGCGAATCGGCGTACGAAGTCGACCTCCAGTCGGGGTGGTGTACGTGCCCTGACCACCAGTATCGAGGCGAACGATGCAAGCATCTCCGACGAGTTGCACTCGAAATAACGGGGGGTCGTCTTCCAGCTCCCGATCACCGAGCTGTCACCTGCTTGGCTTGTGGTCGACGCTCGTTCGTCCACACCGAGGAACCGGCGGTTTGTGAGGCGTGTCAGTTCACTCCGGGAACTACGGTTCGGGATCGGGAAACCGACGATCTGCTCGTCGTAGTCGAACAGACCGGAGACCGGGCGGACTGCGTGCTGATCGATGACGGAACTGTCGCCGACTACCCGACTAACGTCGGCTATCCCCACGGGGATCCCGTCGTTATGTGCGTCTACCCCTTTTCTGGGCCGTCAGACGAACCGTTCGAGCAACGACGACAGTACGCGTTTCCACACTCACGGCTCGAACGTGAATGGCGTCCACAGTCCGCGAGACAGGCGCGACTTCCCAACGCCACTAGTAGTCAGTGA
- the hjc gene encoding Holliday junction resolvase Hjc — protein sequence MANRKGERRERELVNLLDEHGFAVMRAPASGSATERELPDVLAGNGSVFYAIEAKSSGSDSIYLSGEEVESLVFFARNFGAKPRIGVRFDREDWYFFHPGDLYVTEGGNYRVKRETALSSGTDLTELTGESTKTALTDY from the coding sequence ATGGCGAATCGCAAGGGAGAACGGCGAGAACGAGAGCTTGTCAACCTGCTCGACGAGCACGGGTTCGCGGTGATGCGCGCGCCCGCAAGTGGGAGCGCAACCGAACGAGAGTTACCGGACGTGCTCGCGGGCAACGGATCGGTCTTTTACGCGATCGAAGCGAAATCGAGTGGTAGCGACTCGATCTATCTCTCTGGAGAGGAGGTTGAGAGTCTCGTTTTCTTCGCGCGGAATTTCGGCGCGAAACCCCGTATCGGCGTGCGGTTCGACCGCGAAGACTGGTATTTCTTCCATCCGGGCGATCTGTACGTCACCGAGGGGGGAAACTACCGCGTGAAACGCGAAACAGCACTTTCCTCGGGGACGGATCTCACCGAGCTTACGGGCGAATCCACGAAAACGGCGCTCACTGACTACTAG
- a CDS encoding BCCT family transporter, which yields MGSWYILGLEETSRSERVLFGVTMTVMLALGAVGLLAPTFLSDVLTDTQSWILTYFEWWFILLGFVLLIGTVMFMASKYGQIRIGGPDTEPEFGLFSWVSMVFTVGFGASILIWGVAEPIQIVKSPPSPAPVEGATTESMALAFMFIHEVFPGLAMWYLPVAMAFGITVYTHGVSEYKISSMLTGIRGWKWLPDWLTDIEGSRSVVYWVIDAAALIAIIGGIATTLGFSAQTMSAIIGRVFGFEAAALTYAVFGLIGIIFLLDVWLGLRSGIRNAARVTVVCIALAMALLVVVGPTLYMFELGLDATGVWLSEMFRLTLYTAPSGSANGAAGLTGFWWAWWAAWSIFVGSFVARVSKGRTLREMFAVLVVVPTVFTWIQHSLIGGWVLAPGNQEPIAQAIETSEPAAIATALNITPYGTVLAVLFCFVIAGYIITSLDSAVYMLSAITLGTEEPNPRNRAWWGALLAVFGMISLRLEEFSAIESLSVTMALPFSLFLLVILYGSYRVARQYTGDEDTAESTTVIPRSHRSDADSGVTTDD from the coding sequence ATGGGATCGTGGTACATTTTGGGTCTAGAAGAGACCTCAAGATCTGAACGAGTACTGTTCGGTGTAACGATGACCGTGATGCTAGCGTTGGGAGCCGTCGGGCTGCTCGCTCCGACGTTTCTGAGCGACGTACTCACCGACACTCAAAGCTGGATACTCACGTATTTCGAGTGGTGGTTCATTCTGCTTGGATTCGTGCTACTGATCGGTACAGTGATGTTTATGGCCTCGAAATACGGCCAGATCCGTATCGGTGGCCCGGACACCGAACCGGAATTCGGTCTGTTTTCATGGGTGTCGATGGTGTTTACGGTTGGCTTTGGCGCGTCCATTCTCATCTGGGGCGTCGCCGAGCCGATCCAGATCGTCAAATCACCGCCCTCGCCCGCACCGGTTGAAGGTGCGACCACCGAGTCAATGGCGCTGGCGTTCATGTTCATCCACGAAGTGTTTCCCGGGCTAGCGATGTGGTATCTCCCCGTTGCGATGGCGTTCGGGATCACCGTATACACGCACGGTGTCAGCGAATACAAGATCAGCTCGATGCTCACCGGCATTCGTGGCTGGAAGTGGCTACCCGATTGGCTCACTGACATAGAGGGTTCGAGATCCGTTGTTTATTGGGTCATCGATGCGGCGGCACTCATCGCCATCATCGGCGGGATCGCAACAACGCTTGGATTCAGCGCACAGACGATGTCTGCCATCATTGGGCGTGTCTTCGGGTTCGAAGCGGCGGCCTTGACCTACGCGGTCTTTGGACTCATCGGGATCATCTTCCTCCTAGACGTCTGGCTCGGGCTTCGTTCGGGGATCCGCAACGCTGCCCGCGTGACCGTCGTGTGCATCGCGCTTGCAATGGCGCTGCTCGTCGTGGTCGGACCGACCCTCTACATGTTCGAGTTGGGCCTAGACGCAACGGGGGTTTGGCTCAGCGAGATGTTCCGACTGACGCTGTACACCGCACCGAGCGGCAGCGCCAACGGGGCGGCCGGGCTGACCGGATTCTGGTGGGCCTGGTGGGCCGCATGGAGCATCTTCGTGGGGAGCTTCGTTGCGCGCGTCTCGAAGGGTCGAACACTGCGGGAGATGTTCGCCGTACTCGTGGTGGTTCCTACAGTTTTCACGTGGATTCAACACTCGCTCATCGGTGGGTGGGTGCTCGCACCCGGTAATCAGGAACCGATCGCTCAGGCGATAGAAACCAGCGAGCCAGCTGCGATCGCTACAGCCCTCAACATCACGCCATACGGAACGGTGTTGGCGGTGTTGTTCTGTTTCGTCATCGCGGGCTACATCATCACCTCGCTCGATTCAGCCGTGTACATGCTGTCTGCGATCACGCTCGGCACCGAAGAACCCAACCCACGAAATCGTGCGTGGTGGGGAGCACTGCTGGCCGTCTTCGGCATGATATCGCTCAGACTCGAAGAGTTCAGTGCTATCGAATCGCTGTCTGTGACGATGGCGCTCCCATTCTCGCTGTTCCTCCTCGTGATCCTCTATGGCAGCTACCGCGTCGCTCGACAGTACACTGGAGACGAAGACACTGCCGAATCGACCACAGTAATACCACGCTCTCACCGGTCTGACGCCGATTCGGGAGTGACAACCGACGACTAG